The genomic interval ACGATGAAGGAGGAGAAGGAGGAGGAGTAGGAGCTAGCTTTCATTGAAGCAGGGGCGGAATCGAATGATTACGAGATAGACAATGAGACAAAGCCAAGAGGGGAGAGCACTTAGACAATTCACTTTGAGTACAGGGAAGTCTGCTGGTAGGAATTCCTCAGGGCGTATTACGGTTTTTCACCGAGGGGGTGGATCGAAGCGATTGCAGCGAAGAATTGATCTGAAACGAAGCACTTCGTCTATGGGCATTGTAGAATGGATAGAATATGACCCTAATCGTTCTTCTCGGATCGCTCCAGTACGATGGATCGAGGGGGTGCAGCTACGCCGCCAGAGGAAATGCAACACGATAGAGGAGTTCGCTCCGCCGCGTAAGATCCTCGAACCTACCACGACCACCATCCGCGGCCTATTTTCGTTCTCTTCCCTGCCCGGGAAGGTGGATCAAAGAAAGGTAGCTTGCTTCTCTCCTGGACCGATGGCGGCTTATGTAGTGGTCGGCCTTCCTACCAGAATGCCTCCTTGGTCGAAGAGCCCCTTTACTAGTAAGGGCGCAGGAAGCAAAAAAACTTGCGCGAAGGACGTTTTCTTCTCTGCTTTCTCCTCTCCAAAGGCCAAGGGGGAGACTTCATCCCTTTCCTTCGGTAGCTCTTTTGGTTTCCCAAGGATAGCGGTAGCTGGGGCAAAGCCCGCTTTCTTCGCTCCGCGAATGAGAGAGAAACTCAGAGGAAAAAACACGTTCTCTCTTTGCGAGGTCCGAAAGTGGAGAACGCATAGCATTCTCTGGGCACATAGGATCAAACGTAAAGCAGCGCTTTCTTGGCAGAGTTTTAGGCGGCAAGAGACTTTAGGGCTTGTTGGAGCTGCTGAGCATAACGAATCGAAGCCGAAGACGGATCAAGGTTTTTATTCCAAGCCGATAGGCGAAGGGCCGAAGGATGGAGCGTGCAAAGTCGATCGTGCACCTGTCGTGTGACCCGTTGGTCCTAAGCAATGTCTTGCGCGAAGCGACCCACCTAGAAACAGCTCTCCTTTATGTTAGGGGGGCACTCAAATGGAACTTCGATCGGATGCGGGTATCCAATCCCGCCGCTGAGATGTCCAGCGGATTCCTGGGCCTTGACGAATGGCCGGCCACCTTTTACGTTAGAAGAGCAAAAGGCCCGGGGCATAGCAGGATGAACCAATGTGAATGAGTGTAAGCTTCGTTGCCCGAACACGATTGGTGCTGACCACACTAGGTGCTACCGTGGTAGCAAGAGAGGCCAGGCGGTGACAATTGAGAGGTTGTCACTGAGCATTCCTAGTCACACGGGAAGAGAGGTCAAATGGCAAGGCCATACGCCCGTTTGGCTCCTCGCGGAGTATAGCTCACATCCAAACATCTGATTGGGGAACGGGGCAACGCCCATGAAGCTCCGGCGGAAAGGGAAGGCCTGCCAGGCCGTATGCCCATGGGTGCAGGATTCTTCGAAAAAGCGCGGGCTGACTCGGAGACCTGGGACCTTGGCTTAGCAACGAATGAAGGGAAGCTCGAAGAGCTTTCTCCGCCAGCGGCTTATGTAGTGGTCGGCCTTATAAAGCTCGCTAAGCTTCGCTTCCCTCCCCCCTTCCCTTATTAAAGAAAGTTCAAAGTCTTCACTTAGTAGTCGGCATTCTATA from Vitis vinifera mitochondrion, complete genome carries:
- the rpl2 gene encoding ribosomal protein L2; the encoded protein is MRQSQEGRALRQFTLSTGKSAGRNSSGRITVFHRGGGSKRLQRRIDLKRSTSSMGIVEWIEYDPNRSSRIAPVRWIEGVQLRRQRKCNTIEEFAPPRKILEPTTTTIRGLFSFSSLPGKVDQRKVACFSPGPMAAYVVVGLPTRMPPWSKSPFTSKGAGSKKTCAKDVFFSAFSSPKAKGETSSLSFGSSFGFPRIAVAGAKPAFFAPRMREKLRGKNTFSLCEVRKWRTHSILWAHRIKRKAALSWQSFRRQETLGLVGAAEHNESKPKTDQGFYSKPIGEGPKDGACKVDRAPVTYIIASHQLEAGKMVMNCDWSKPSTSDLLRPARNAHTY